One genomic segment of Suricata suricatta isolate VVHF042 chromosome 16, meerkat_22Aug2017_6uvM2_HiC, whole genome shotgun sequence includes these proteins:
- the ZNF473 gene encoding zinc finger protein 473: MDFTLEDWEQLGLDQGDLFWDTALDNYQNLFLLNPCKPKLTSYPDGGKELEAVVRESPKSEGLAPYFSPRGTGDVSTLPPSDMVEVKNCPLAQDFAEEGLSQEIMETLSKDGLWNSSLGKACVGESWLDSLLGDPESLLKSDVAASKESPAECRSHELQRDLGPESLLSMGEDSVMHSLPEESPAPAESQEHGQDFSCDLDQSQQDSVQGGKKLYMCSECGKTFSQSSHLIQHWIIHSRNESAVHQEHEEGFSQTSCLFVPLTARTGYKSCAHNTCGETCGQNAHLWHQKIHTGEEPRKDEGSDPPSGLSVQPAEHQEPHTGGQPSGGDEGGEGFSQLFHLTQHQKTHTLKRDECAECKATFTFSKYLLQHQKIHATKTPSENQECGEASGPSMLLSEQQSIHTGEKPYECDQCGRLFRNISTLKVHQRVHSGEKPYKCNECGKAFYRSTHLNEHQRIHTGYRPYKCDQCVKSFSRPSHLIRHQSIHTAGKSFCCARCKKTFSHQEYLIQHQKMHDKETLHECQECGESFFSSSTLACHQSVHTREKEGLGESGNTLDQDSERREHPGSGEKHFTCNKCEKTQHERVHTRVKPFECDQCGRAFSKNTQLICHQNIHSPARPYECGDCGKASIHSIALAKHQSAHKSKYTFMCSECGKTFSQSAHLSEHQSTHAEEKKLFKCSKCDKTFAQGNCPTQPQGAHAGKQSFECDECRKSLHLNSCLSKHQRDHTGEKPHKCSDCEKTFSKSAQLLQHRRVHTREKPFVCEKCGKAFRQSSCLSVHQRIHTGEKPYVCQECGKAFSQSSCLSVHRRVHTGEKPFVCTECGKAFSQKANLMHHERTHTGEKPYACRVCGKAFSLSTHLSQHQRVHTQEELATSVVAESPLLQVSVDMGKFILDGNKELLSST; encoded by the exons ATGGACTTCACCTTGGAGGACTGGGAGCAGCTGGGGCTGGACCAAGGGGACCTGTTCTGGGACACGGCATTGGACAACTACCAGAACCTTTTCCTGTTGA ACCCCTGCAAACCCAAACTGACCTCCTATCCGGATGGCGGCAAAGAGCTGGAGGCCGTGGTCAGAGAAAGCCCCAAATCAGAGGGCCTTG CTCCTTACTTTTCACCTCGGGGCACAGGAGACGTCAGCACGTTACCTCCCTCAGACATGGTTGAAGTCAAGAACTGTCCTCTGGCACAAGACTTTGCAGAAGAAGGACTCTCCCAGGAGATCATGGAGACGTTGTCCAAGGATGGCCTCTGGAACTCCAGTCTGGGGAAAGCCTGTGTAGGTGAGAGTTGGTTAGATAGTTTGCTAGGAGATCCAGAAAGTCTTCTGAAGTCTGACGTTGCTGCCAGCAAGGAAAGTCCCGCAGAATGCAGGAGTCACGAACTCCAGAGAGACCTCGGTCCTGAGTCCCTCCTTTCCATGGGAGAGGATTCTGTGATGCACAGTCTTCCTGAAGAGAGCCCAGCACCAGCTGAGTCTCAGGAACATGGGCAAGACTTTAGCTGTGACTTAGACCAGAGCCAGCAGGATTCTGTCCAAGGAGGCAAGAAACTGTACatgtgcagtgaatgtgggaagaCGTTCAGTCAGAGTTCCCATCTGATCCAGCACTGGATCATTCACTCGAGGAACGAATCCGCTGTGCATCAGGAGCATGAGGAAGGTTTCAGCCAGACGTCTTGCCTCTTTGTGCCCCTGACGGCTCGCACAGGCTACAAATCCTGTGCGCATAACACGTGCGGAGAAACCTGTGGCCAGAACGCACACCTGTGGCATCAGAAAATTCACACTGGAGAAGAACCACGTAAGGACGAAGGCAGCGACCCTCCATCGGGCCTCAGCGTACAGCCTGCCGAGCACCAGGAACCCCACACAGGCGGTCAGCCCTCCGGAGGTGACGAGGGTGGCGAGGGTTTCAGCCAACTGTTTCATCTCACCCAGCACCAGAAGACCCACACCCTGAAACGTGATGAGTGTGCCGAGTGCAAGGCGACCTTCACCTTCAGCAAATACCTCCTCCAACATCAGAAAATCCATGCTACGAAAACTCCCTCCGAGAATCAGGAGTGTGGGGAGGCCTCTGGGCCCAGCATGCTGCTCAGCGAACAGCAGTCcattcacactggagaaaagccTTATGAGTGTGATCAGTGTGGGAGGCTCTTCAGGAATATCTCGACCCTAAAGGTCCACCAGAGGGTTCACAGTGGGGAGAAGCCTTACAAATGCAAtgagtgtgggaaagccttttaCCGGAGCACTCACCTTAATGAACATCAGAGGATTCACACCGGCTACAGGCCCTACAAGTGTGATCAGTGCGTCAAGAGTTTCAGCCGGCCCTCCCACCTGATTCGACACCAGTCCATTCACACCGCAGGAAAGTCCTTCTGCTGTGCCAGATGCAAGAAAACCTTCAGCCATCAAGAATACCTCATCCAACACCAGAAAATGCACGATAAGGAAACCCTCCATGAGTGTCAGGAGTGTGGCGAGAGCTTCTTCTCCAGCTCCACCCTAGCATGCCACCAGAGCGTTCAcaccagagaaaaagaaggacTTGGTGAGAGCGGAAATACCTTGGATCAGGATTCAGAACGGAGAGAACATCCAGGGAGTGGCGAGAAGCACTTTACATGTAACAAATGCGAGAAAACCCAGCACGAGAGGGTTCACACCAGAGTGAAGCCCTTTGAGTGTGACCAGTGTGGAAGAGCCTTTAGCAAAAATACACAGCTCATTTGCCACCAGAACATCCACTCTCCAGCAAGGCCGTATGAATGTGGGGACTGTGGGAAGGCCTCCATCCACAGCATTGCCCTCGCCAAACATCAGTCCGCCCACAAGAGCAAGTACACCTTTATGTGTAGTGAATGTGGAAAGACCTTTAGCCAAAGTGCACACCTCTCAGAACATCAGTCAACTCATGCTGAGGAAAAGAAACTCTTTAAATGTAGCAAGTGTGACAAAACCTTTGCCCAAGGTAACTGCCCTACTCAGCCTCAGGGAGCTCACGCTGGAAAACAGTCCTTTGAGTGTGATGAATGCAGAAAATCACTCCATTTGAATTCGTGCCTTTCTAAGCATCAGAGAGATCACACAGGTGAGAAACCCCACAAATGCAGTGACTGTGAGAAAACCTTCAGCAAGAGTGCTCAACTTCTTCAACACCGGAGAGTTCACACCAGAGAAAAGCCTTTTGTTTGTGAaaaatgtgggaaagccttccgTCAGAGCTCATGCCTTTCTGTTCACCAGcgaattcacactggagaaaagccTTATGTTTGTCAGGAATGCGGGAAAGCCTTTAGCCAGAGCTCATGCCTTTCTGTTCATCGGAGGGTTCACACCGGGGAGAAGCCTTTTGTGTGTactgaatgtgggaaagccttttcCCAGAAAGCAAATCTGATGCACCATGAGAGAActcacactggggagaagcctTATGCCTGCAGGGTGTGTGGGAAAGCATTTAGCCTCAGCACCCATCTCAGTCAGCACCAAAGGGTTCACACCCAAGAGGAACTAGCAACATCAGTGGTGGCAGAAAGCCCTCTGCTGCAGGTCTCAGTAGACATGGGCAAGTTCATACTCGATGGTAACAAGGAGTTACTTAGCAGTACGTAA